The window CATGGCTCGGGCACATGGGGCGTGCGGGTGTAGGTCCTGGGTGAACGGTAGGTCGTATGGCCCACGTCGTTGTACCGGCCCAGGCCGCCGAAGCCGTGCTTCCCGCGGCCCGACCGGCCGTCGGGAAACTGGGTCACCTCAACGCTGTCGACCACATGCGGCGCCAGTTCGCGCAGCCATTCAGCCGCGGCGTGTCGGCCCAGCAGCAGGCTCACGAAAGCGTCGCTCAAGTCGCTGGCGCGCCGGTCGCGCGAGAGAATGGCCTGCAGGGTCTCCGGCTGGCCCGCGCCAGCCGCACCGCTGGGTGGTGCCTGCCAGCCCCCGGTTTGCGCGCGCATGGCATAACCGTCCTCGGCCCACAGCAGCAGGCTGTTCAGGTCGCCGGCCTTGTCGAACCGCTGGAAGATGGCCGTCCACAGGTTGTCGTTGCCGGTCTCCCAACTGACGGTGCTGCGCTCGCCGCTGAGCCGATGGAAGGGCAGGCCGCTGCTCTGCATGGACCACACCAGGTTCTCGAAGTAGGCCCGGTTCACCGCCGCCGAGGCGGCGGCTTGCGCCCAGCGGGTCGGGCCGACCAGCACGGCCGGGACCGGGTAGTTCTCCACGAAGGTTTTGCGGGGCCCGTCACCGGCGGGCCAGTAACGCAATACGTCGCCGAGCGTGGTGCGCCGCCACAGCGCGGCCTCGTCCTGGCAGGCGCGCAGCGAACCGGGTGGGGCCGGCTGCTCGATCAACCGCCCGCCACCGGCCTCGACCAGGGCCCAGAGGTCGCGCGCCGGATGGTGGGCAATGCGCATGCCCACGCCGAAGACCTGCAGCGCCACG of the Rhodoferax koreense genome contains:
- a CDS encoding DUF2875 family protein, with product MTAQRYRYEPSAAPDILPVALQVFGVGMRIAHHPARDLWALVEAGGGRLIEQPAPPGSLRACQDEAALWRRTTLGDVLRYWPAGDGPRKTFVENYPVPAVLVGPTRWAQAAASAAVNRAYFENLVWSMQSSGLPFHRLSGERSTVSWETGNDNLWTAIFQRFDKAGDLNSLLLWAEDGYAMRAQTGGWQAPPSGAAGAGQPETLQAILSRDRRASDLSDAFVSLLLGRHAAAEWLRELAPHVVDSVEVTQFPDGRSGRGKHGFGGLGRYNDVGHTTYRSPRTYTRTPHVPEPWSQAQMAQYDETPTLAWVYRPAEASYSKVEPQAQRVAALQQALQSALDGPLQGQPPARIMFDPGVGETSQERMLVLRQAVRAVLPAFALHDPRAGYHLGERLGDCGAASAFAGIGLASLAAWETGASAIVINARRDDGATVLVVQPNNPAYRAHFRKRPYEHA